Proteins found in one Quercus robur chromosome 2, dhQueRobu3.1, whole genome shotgun sequence genomic segment:
- the LOC126714551 gene encoding glycerophosphodiester phosphodiesterase GDPD1, chloroplastic-like, whose protein sequence is MMALKAVHVSDVPNLDQVPENPSFSLYSTRSSKGVELGRSAYRVPKFLVIGHRGHGMNVLQSSDRRMRAFKENSISSFNAASCFPIDFIEFDVQVTRDDCPVIFHDDVILSEENGTVFEKRVTDLTLSEFLGYGPQREPSKQGKPLLRKIKNGNIVNWDVETDDTLCTLQEAFQQVSPSMGFNIELKFDDHIVYDQDYLFRVLQAILQVVFEYANDRPIIFSSFQPDAALLVKKLQSTYPVFFLTNGGTEIYYDVRRNSLEDAVKLCLEGGLEGIVSEVKGVFRNPGAVTKIKEAKLSLLTYGKLNNVPEAVYMQNLMGIDGVIVDLVKEISEAVSNMIKPLKADEGESLSEGVEAKPQFSPRELAFLWKLIPELIEL, encoded by the exons atgatggCTCTCAAAGCTGTTCATGTCTCCGACGTCCCAAACCTCGACCAGGTCCCTGAGaatccctctttctctctctactccaCTCGCTCCTCCAAAG GAGTGGAATTGGGGAGGAGTGCGTATAGAGTACCGAAGTTTTTAGTGATAGGGCACAGGGGACATGGGATGAACGTGTTACAGTCATCTGATCGTAGAATGAGAGCGTTCAAGGAGAACTCGATCTCGTCCTTCAACGCTGCCTCTTGTTTCCCTATCGATTTCATCGAATTCGACGTTCAG GTGACAAGAGATGACTGCCCTGTCATTTTCCACGACGATGTTATTCTCTCTGAAGAAAAT GGTACTGTGTTTGAGAAAAGGGTCACAGATTTGACTCTCTCAGAATTCCTTGGCTATGGTCCCCAAAGAGAACCAAGCAAGCAAGGGAAACCTTTGctgaggaaaataaaaaatgggaataTTGTGAATTGGGATGTAGAGACAGATGACACTCTTTGTACACTTCAAGAAGCTTTTCAGCAAGTGAGTCCCTCAATGGGCTTCAACATTGAATTAAAATTCGATGACCACATTGTTTACGACCAAGATTATCTCTTCCGTGTTCTCCAAGCCATCTTGCAG GTGGTGTTTGAGTATGCTAATGACAGACCTATTATCTTCTCAAGCTTCCAGCCGGATGCGGCATTGCTCGTCAAAAAGTTACAGAGCACTTACCCT GTCTTCTTTTTGACTAATGGGGGTACCGAGATATACTACGATGTGAGGAGGAACTCCTTGGAGGATGCCGTAAAGCTGTGCTTGGAGGGTGGTTTGGAAGGAATTGTGTCAGAGGTTAAGGGAGTTTTTAGAAATCCCGGCGCCGTGACCAAGATCAAGGAGGCCAAGCTTTCACTTCTTACCTACGGCAAATTGAA TAATGTGCCTGAAGCAGTATACATGCAAAATCTAATGGGAATTGATGGAGTGATTGTTGATCTGGTTAAAGAGATCTCAGAAGCAGTTTCCAATATGATAAAGCCATTGAAGGCAGATGAAGGGGAAAGTTTATCCGAAGGGGTGGAAGCAAAACCCCAATTCTCGCCACGGGAGCTTGCATTTCTTTGGAAGCTTATACCTGAGTTGATAGAGCTTTAA